A window of the Salvelinus sp. IW2-2015 linkage group LG3, ASM291031v2, whole genome shotgun sequence genome harbors these coding sequences:
- the LOC111951064 gene encoding solute carrier family 25 member 3 isoform X2: MYPTTLTQLSRANPFNAPLFSLQEIEEPKQSLPANGKSRNLAAAAIADVSCEFGSTKYYALCGFGGILSCGLTHTAVVPLDLVKCRIQVDPDKYKSIGKGFSLTLKEDGARGLAKGWAPTFIGYSMQGLCKFGFYEMFKIFYSDMLGQENTYLWRTSLYLASSASAEFFADIALAPMEACKVRIQTCPGYANNLRQCAPKMFAEEGVWAFYKGVVPLWMRQIPYTMMKFACFERTVELLYKHVVPKPRADCTKGEQLIVTFTAGYIAGVFCAIVSHPADSVVSVLNKESGSTAVQVLKKLGPKGVWKGLVARIIMIGTLTALQWFIYDSVKVYFRLPRPPPPEMPESLKKKLGLTE, encoded by the exons ATGTATCCGACCACACTAACGCAGTTGTCCCGGGCTAATCCCTTCAACGCCCCGCTATTCTCCCTCCAAGAAATCGAGGAGCCCAAACAGAGCCTCCCCGCAAATGGAAAGAGCCGCAACCTCGCTGCCGCAGCAATTGCTG ATGTGAGCTGTGAGTTTGGCTCAACAAAATACTATGCCCTGTGTGGGTTTGGGGGTATCCTGAGCTGcggcctcacacacacagctgttgtaCCCCTCGACCTTGTCAAGTGCCGCATCCAG GTGGACCCTGACAAGTACAAGAGCATTGGCAAAGGCTTCTCCCTCACATTGAAGGAGGATGGAGCCCGAGGGCTGGCTAAGGGTTGGGCCCCTACCTTCATCGGCTACTCCATGCAGGGTCTCTGCAAGTTTGGCTTCTATGAGATGTTCAAGATCTTCTACAGTGACATGCTTGGACAG GAGAACACGTACCTGTGGAGGACATCCCTGTACCTGGCTTCGTCTGCCAGTGCAGAGTTCTTTGCTGACATTGCCCTGGCCCCCATGGAGGCTTGCAAAGTGCGTATCCAGACCTGCCCCGGCTACGCCAACAACCTCAGACAGTGTGCTCCCAAGATGTTTGCAGAGGAGGGAGTATGGGC GTTCTACAAGGGTGTGGTTCCCTTGTGGATGCGGCAGATCCCCTACACCATGATGAAGTTTGCCTGCTTTGAGAGGACCGTGGAGCTGCTCTACAAACACGTGGTGCCCAAACCACGTGCTGACTGCACCAAGGGCGAACAGCTGATTGTCACCTTCACTGCCGGCTACATCG CTGGTGTGTTCTGTGCCATCGTGTCCCACCCAGCGGACTCAGTGGTGTCTGTACTGAACAAGGAGAGTGGCAGCACCGCCGTCCAAGTGCTCAAGAAGCTGGGACCTAAAG GTGTTTGGAAGGGCCTGGTTGCCCGTATCATCATGATCGGTACTCTGACCGCTCTGCAGTGGTTCATCTACGACTCCGTGAAGGTCTACTTCCGCCTGCCCCGTCCCCCTCCCCCCGAGATGCCAGAGTCCCTCAAGAAGAAGCTGGGGCTCACTgagtag
- the LOC111951064 gene encoding solute carrier family 25 member 3 isoform X1, with translation MYPTTLTQLSRANPFNAPLFSLQEIEEPKQSLPANGKSRNLAAAAIAEGDSCEFGSRKYLLLCGFGGIISCGTTHAALVPLDLVKCRMQVDPDKYKSIGKGFSLTLKEDGARGLAKGWAPTFIGYSMQGLCKFGFYEMFKIFYSDMLGQENTYLWRTSLYLASSASAEFFADIALAPMEACKVRIQTCPGYANNLRQCAPKMFAEEGVWAFYKGVVPLWMRQIPYTMMKFACFERTVELLYKHVVPKPRADCTKGEQLIVTFTAGYIAGVFCAIVSHPADSVVSVLNKESGSTAVQVLKKLGPKGVWKGLVARIIMIGTLTALQWFIYDSVKVYFRLPRPPPPEMPESLKKKLGLTE, from the exons ATGTATCCGACCACACTAACGCAGTTGTCCCGGGCTAATCCCTTCAACGCCCCGCTATTCTCCCTCCAAGAAATCGAGGAGCCCAAACAGAGCCTCCCCGCAAATGGAAAGAGCCGCAACCTCGCTGCCGCAGCAATTGCTG AGGGAGACAGCTGTGAGTTCGGCTCACGGAAGTATTTACTCCTCTGTGGGTTTGGTGGCATCATCAGCTGTGGCACCACACACGCAGCCCTAGTGCCCCTCGATCTGGTCAAATGCAGAATGCAG GTGGACCCTGACAAGTACAAGAGCATTGGCAAAGGCTTCTCCCTCACATTGAAGGAGGATGGAGCCCGAGGGCTGGCTAAGGGTTGGGCCCCTACCTTCATCGGCTACTCCATGCAGGGTCTCTGCAAGTTTGGCTTCTATGAGATGTTCAAGATCTTCTACAGTGACATGCTTGGACAG GAGAACACGTACCTGTGGAGGACATCCCTGTACCTGGCTTCGTCTGCCAGTGCAGAGTTCTTTGCTGACATTGCCCTGGCCCCCATGGAGGCTTGCAAAGTGCGTATCCAGACCTGCCCCGGCTACGCCAACAACCTCAGACAGTGTGCTCCCAAGATGTTTGCAGAGGAGGGAGTATGGGC GTTCTACAAGGGTGTGGTTCCCTTGTGGATGCGGCAGATCCCCTACACCATGATGAAGTTTGCCTGCTTTGAGAGGACCGTGGAGCTGCTCTACAAACACGTGGTGCCCAAACCACGTGCTGACTGCACCAAGGGCGAACAGCTGATTGTCACCTTCACTGCCGGCTACATCG CTGGTGTGTTCTGTGCCATCGTGTCCCACCCAGCGGACTCAGTGGTGTCTGTACTGAACAAGGAGAGTGGCAGCACCGCCGTCCAAGTGCTCAAGAAGCTGGGACCTAAAG GTGTTTGGAAGGGCCTGGTTGCCCGTATCATCATGATCGGTACTCTGACCGCTCTGCAGTGGTTCATCTACGACTCCGTGAAGGTCTACTTCCGCCTGCCCCGTCCCCCTCCCCCCGAGATGCCAGAGTCCCTCAAGAAGAAGCTGGGGCTCACTgagtag
- the LOC111951064 gene encoding solute carrier family 25 member 3 isoform X3 produces the protein MERAATSLPQQLLVDPDKYKSIGKGFSLTLKEDGARGLAKGWAPTFIGYSMQGLCKFGFYEMFKIFYSDMLGQENTYLWRTSLYLASSASAEFFADIALAPMEACKVRIQTCPGYANNLRQCAPKMFAEEGVWAFYKGVVPLWMRQIPYTMMKFACFERTVELLYKHVVPKPRADCTKGEQLIVTFTAGYIAGVFCAIVSHPADSVVSVLNKESGSTAVQVLKKLGPKGVWKGLVARIIMIGTLTALQWFIYDSVKVYFRLPRPPPPEMPESLKKKLGLTE, from the exons ATGGAAAGAGCCGCAACCTCGCTGCCGCAGCAATTGCTG GTGGACCCTGACAAGTACAAGAGCATTGGCAAAGGCTTCTCCCTCACATTGAAGGAGGATGGAGCCCGAGGGCTGGCTAAGGGTTGGGCCCCTACCTTCATCGGCTACTCCATGCAGGGTCTCTGCAAGTTTGGCTTCTATGAGATGTTCAAGATCTTCTACAGTGACATGCTTGGACAG GAGAACACGTACCTGTGGAGGACATCCCTGTACCTGGCTTCGTCTGCCAGTGCAGAGTTCTTTGCTGACATTGCCCTGGCCCCCATGGAGGCTTGCAAAGTGCGTATCCAGACCTGCCCCGGCTACGCCAACAACCTCAGACAGTGTGCTCCCAAGATGTTTGCAGAGGAGGGAGTATGGGC GTTCTACAAGGGTGTGGTTCCCTTGTGGATGCGGCAGATCCCCTACACCATGATGAAGTTTGCCTGCTTTGAGAGGACCGTGGAGCTGCTCTACAAACACGTGGTGCCCAAACCACGTGCTGACTGCACCAAGGGCGAACAGCTGATTGTCACCTTCACTGCCGGCTACATCG CTGGTGTGTTCTGTGCCATCGTGTCCCACCCAGCGGACTCAGTGGTGTCTGTACTGAACAAGGAGAGTGGCAGCACCGCCGTCCAAGTGCTCAAGAAGCTGGGACCTAAAG GTGTTTGGAAGGGCCTGGTTGCCCGTATCATCATGATCGGTACTCTGACCGCTCTGCAGTGGTTCATCTACGACTCCGTGAAGGTCTACTTCCGCCTGCCCCGTCCCCCTCCCCCCGAGATGCCAGAGTCCCTCAAGAAGAAGCTGGGGCTCACTgagtag